In the genome of bacterium SCSIO 12827, the window TCGATCCGCCTACGTGCGCTTTACGCCCAGTAAATCCGAACAACGCTAGCCCCCTCCGTATTACCGCGGCTGCTGGCACGGAGTTAGCCGGGGCTTCTTCTGTCGCTACAGTCACCATCTTCACGACTGAAAGAGCTTTACAACCCTAAGGCCTTCTTCACTCACGCGGCATGGCTGGATCAGGGTTTCCCCATTGTCCAATATTCCCCACTGCTGCCTCCCGTAGGAGTCTGGGCCGTGTCTCAGTCCCAGTGTGGCTGATCATCCTCTCAGACCAGCTACTGATCGTCGCCTTGGTGAGCCGTTACCTCACCAACAAGCTAATCAGACGCGGGACCATCCTTGGGCGACCGAAGTCTTTCCCCCAAAGGGCGTATGCGGTATTAGCCGCCGTTTCCAGCGGTTGTTCCCCACCCAAGGGCAGGTTCCCACGCGTTACTCACCCGTGCGCCACTAGGTAAACGGAGCAAGCTCCGCCACCTCGTTCGACTTGCATGTGTTAGGCCTGCCGCCAGCGTTCGTTCTGAGCCAGGATCAAACTCTCAAGTTGAGCTTGAGAACCCGTCCGTTTGTCATAATCCCCAGACAGCAAAAGCCGCCCAGAGAATTCCATGATTCACTGACTTCATCTTCAAATGAATTTCCAATTCAGCCCGAAAGCCAAACCAGAAACCCACTCAAGCGAGTAGACAGAGATACACAGATAAACAGACAGGTTGTCGCCACCTAAACCTAAAACAGCGACCGGTCCTACCCGTACAGCGCACAAAACGCCGCCCGCGTATCCCTTCCTTAACCACAATGTCAAACAGCCAAAACCCAAATCCCCGAGACGACTTTGGAGACGCACAAGCCCACACGCGCATAACCGGGAAATCCCGAAAATGGCGCCTGGCGCGGCGTCGTCGAAAAGGGAACCGAAGTTCCTATACTATCGGCAACGAGCGTTCCTGGCAAGACCTGCCAGACCGGATTTCGCCGAAATCCTCTACCGCTCTGATCGCCCCCGAAACGGGAACCACCAGGTAGCGGCGTTGCTCGGCCGGTGATATAGGTGAACCCGCGCCGCGTGTCCAGCGCGAAACACAAAAAATTTTCCACAATCGGCCGAAGCCCACCAAGCCCGGCCCCGGGAGGCCCAGGAATGACCATCATGCAACGCAAAACCCCAGCCGTATTTTTTCGCGGCGGAACCTCGAAGGCCGTGTTCTTCCGCGCCGAGGACGTGCCCACCGATGTCGAGGAGCGCAACCGCATGCTGCGCGCCGTCATGGGCAGCCCCGACCCCTACGGCCGGCAGTTGGACGGCCTGGGTGGGGGAATCTCATCCCTGTCCAAGGCCATGTGGGTCGAACGCTCGACCCGCAACGACGCCGACGTCGATTATACCTTCGCGCAGGTCGGCATCCGCGACGACGTGGTCGACATGTCCTCCAACTGCGGCAACATGACCTCGGCCGTCGCCCCCTTCGCCGTCGAGGAAGGAATCTTTCCCGTCGCGGACGGCCCGGCCATGGTTCGCATGTTCAACACCAACACCAAGAAGGTCGTGCACGCGCATTTCACCGTCCAAGACGGCCGTGCCGTCTCCACCGGCGATATGGAAATCCCCGGAGTCTCCGGAACGGGTGCGCCCATGCGCCTCGACTGGATGGACCCGGCCGGCACCGCCGGGCGCGGCGTGCTGCCCACGGGCAAGCTGCAGGAAACCTTTTCCGCCCCCGGGTTCGGGGAATTCCCCGGCTCCATCGTTGATGCAGCCTCGGTCTGCGTCTATGTGCCCGCATCGGCATTCGGCCTGACCTGCGCCGAGTCGCCCATGGCCATCGACGACATGAAAGAGGTCATGGCCGGCATGGAATACGTGCGGCGCGACGCTGCCGTGCGCGCCGGCCTGGCCGCAACGCCCGACGCCGCCGCCCAGGCCCCCCCCCGGGTCGCCCTGATCGCCCCGCCGGTCGCCTACAAAACACTGGCCGGCACGGAAATCGCGGCCGAGGACTACAACATCGCCGTCCGCGTCGCCTCCATGGAGAACATCCACCGGGCGGTCCAGGTCACGGGCGCCATGAGCATTTCCGCCGGTCTGGTCGTGGAGGGCACGCTGTTGAACGAAATGGCCGTCAATCTGGACACCAAGGGTGACCTCAAGATCGGCAACCCGTCAGGGGTGCTGGCGACTCGCGCGGACGCCCGGAAGAACGCGGACGGATCGTGGAACCTGGTCTCGACCTCGGCCTACCGCACCTTCCGGCGCATCATGGACGGATACGTCTATCATCCGTAACGCAAATCCCGAGCGCGGTCGCGCGACGACGATTTGCGTAGATTAATAATTTGACCCCGGGCGGGCGTCAGGGCCCGTCGTAGGAGATGCGGACGACCTCGACCTCGTCGAGGCCCTGGGGCGTGCGCACGTTGACCACGTCGCCCTCCTCCGCCTTCATGAGGGCGCGGGCCATGGGTGAGACCCAGCTGATTTCGCCCTCTTCAAGGCGCGCCTCGTCGACGCCGACGATGCGCACGGTCTTTTCCTCACCCCGTGAATTCTCGAAGGTCACCCAAGCGCCGAAGAACACCTGATCGCGGTTGGTCTGTCGCGCCGGGTCCACGACCTCGGCGATGTCCAGGCGTTTCATCAGATAGCGCTGGCGCCGGTCGATTTCGCGCAGCCGCTTCTTGCCGTAGATGTAGTCGCCGTTTTCCGAGCGATCGCCGTTGCTTGCCGCCCAGGACACGATGTCGACGACCTTGGGCCGCTCAACATAGCGCAGATGCTTGAGCTCCGCCTGCAGGCGCGCATGGCCCTCGGGCGTCAACAGATTACGCGCCCCCGCCGGCAGCACGGGGCCGTCATCGATCTCGTCCTCAAGATCGACGTCCGCCGCCGCGTCCTCGTTCACGAATGCCTTGCTCACCTTGGTCCTCTCCGCTGGCCCGGAATGGACCTATTCTAGCGCAGGCGCGCATACTACAAGCCTGGAATTCTTCAATCACGCGAACAGGCCCGCCATGACCGACACCCCCGACAGACCGCTCGGCCCCCCGCTTCCCCGGTGGACGCCCCGCCCTCGCCCCGGCCGCGACGCGCTGTCCGGCCCGCGCTGCCGGCTGGAGCCCCTGTCCGCTGACGCCCATGGCCAGGACCTCTGGCAGGCAAACGCCGCCGACACGGACGGGCGCATGTGGGATTACATGTCCTGCGGCCCCTTCGCCGATTTTACGGAATACCGCACTTGGCTGGCCGGCGCGGCGGCGGGCGAAGATCCTTTGTTCTTCGCCATCGTTGATCAAGCATCGGGCAAGACGCTCGGCGTCGCCAGTTATCTGCGCATTGATCCCGCCAACGGCGTGATCGAAGTCGGCAACATCGCCTACTCCCCGGCCCTGCAGGGCACGGTGCTGGCGACCGAGGCCATGCATCTGATGATGGCCCATGCCTTCGACGGGCTCGGCTATCGGCGATACGAGTGGAAGTGCAACGCGTTCAACGCGCCGTCACGCCGGGCGGCGCAACGCCTGGGCTTTTCCTATGAAGGTCTGTTCCGCAATCACATGATCGTCAAGGGACGCAGCCGCGACACCGCCTGGTTCGCGATCACCGACGCCGATTGGCCGGCCATCAAGGCGGCCCATGAAACCTGGCTGGCGGCGGGTAATTTCGACGCGGACGGCAAGCAACGCCGCGCGTTGTCGGCACTGACCAAGGCGCTCAGAAAGGATGACCCGGGAACGGTGGTATAACGCGGCGGTCAGCCGCCGACGGTTGTCGGCTCGCAGAACTGACGGCGCTTCTTCAGGTCGGCGCAGATTCCCTTGGCTTCGCCCGCCGATTTCAGCGGCCCGGCCTTGAGGCGGTAATAGACGCCCTTCTTGCCAAGATCGATCTTGGCGACCTCATGCTCCATGTCCTTGAGCACGGTGCGGTGGCGGCGCTGAATCAGTTTCCAGCCGTCCTCGGCCTGCTTTTCCGAACGATAAGACGCGAGGTGCACGCCCGGCTGCGGGCCCTTCGGCTTTTCCATCTTCTCGGCCTTGTCCGTGCCGACAAGGCTGGTGGGGGCGGCTTGGGCCGACACCATCTTGGGTGCTTCCGGCTGCATCGCCTTTTCAATGGCCGCGCGTTCGCGGGTGTATTCGTCTGACGAGATATAACCACCATCGCGCAACTGCTCGAGGCGGCGCACCATGTCGGCAGCTTCCATCAGGCCCTGGGGCGGCGGTGCCGGATTGACCAGACGCACGGGCGCGGCCGGCATCAAGGCATCAAGGATCATGTTGCGTTCCGCCGCATGCTGCGAAACGGAAATGGCGCGCAGTTCAAGGGCGCGGCCAATGGCGCGCAGGCGCCCGGAAATCTGTTCCGTGGTCGGCACCGGCCGGTCCAGCCCTGCCGACGACGGCGGCGAGGTCAGCGGCAACAAGGCGCCGACATTGGCCTGACGCCGGGTCGCATATTCCTGCGGCGTGACGAGGCCCTGGTCCTTCAGAGCGCGCATGGTCGAAAACCGTGAAATCACGTTCTGGTCGCCGCCAGAGAAAGAATCCATGGTGGTTACCGGCATGCCGGGGGTGGCCATGGCCTGCTGCGGCTGGGCCGATGCCATGGGCGGGGGTGCTCCGAACGAGGTCGCCGGAGCATGACCCGTGGGTGATGCAGAAACCGTGGCGGGCGCACCCGGGAACCCGGCGGGGGCCTGCCCCAAACGCACGGCACTGGGCACTTCGCCGGAATCGAGCAACGACAGATTGACGCTGGCGATCTGCGAGGCAGGCCGCGTCGCCAGGTTGTTCCACACCACGAATTGCTGTGATTCTTCCGGACGTAGGGCCAACACGGCCTCGTACATCTGGCGCGACTTCGTGATCTGGCCCGTATTCTGATAGAGGATGCCCGCACCAAGCAGGGCGTCGACATCCTTCGGGTTGGCCTGCAAGGCCCTCTGGAAATGGCTTTCGGCCGTGACGAAGTTGCCCTTGGCCAGTTCAGCGATGCCCAATTCGGCCTCGTCGTTCTTCTTCAAGGGGCTTCCCGCCCAGAAGGTATCCGTGAAGATCTGCGATTCCTGCAAGGCGCCACAGGCACCAATGCCCATGCTCGCCACCGCAACAAACGCAAACCGCGCCATAAGACGTCGACCGGTCATGATCCTCTCCCGCAGCTAAGACAGCGCGCCGCTCCGGCGTTCACTCCCAAGAAAACGCCGGAAATTACCCAGGATGGCGGCGCCACGTCTGGATCAACTCAAGGATAGTGAAAACCATTGGGGTAAACAATTGGTAAAAAAGGAGGAATCATTCGCCCACCTCAGAACGGACCAAGGTTTTCCGGGGGCTTTCCCCGGTAGTGGACCTAAAGGACCCGTTCCATGAACCGCATGCCGGGGGCCGTGTCGTCGTGATAGGCCGGGATGTCGACGAACCCCATAGCGCGGTAGAGGGCCTGTGCGCCCTGCATGTGATCGAGAGTATCCAGGCGAAGAGAGTGAAACCCGGCGGCCCGGGCGTGTCCCACAGCGGCTTCCGCCAGCGTGCGGCCGAAACCCTGGCCCTGCCAGGCTGGCCGCACATAAAGACGTTTGATTTCCGCACAGTCTTCGGAAAGGGCACGTACGCCGACCACGCCGGCGGCGGTGCCATCCGCGCGTAGTAGCAACAAAGTCCCCCGTGGAGGACCATAGGCTCCAGGCAGCCCAGCCAGTTCGGCATCGAAACCGTTCAGGCAATAGGCGCGGGAAACGTCAGCCCCATATTCGGCAAACATCTCCCGCACCGTATCGAGGTCCGGGCCGCCGGTGACCGTCGAAATGACCGCGTCCGGCATCCCCGTATTTCCCTTAAGAGGACA includes:
- the greB gene encoding transcription elongation factor GreB; the encoded protein is MSKAFVNEDAAADVDLEDEIDDGPVLPAGARNLLTPEGHARLQAELKHLRYVERPKVVDIVSWAASNGDRSENGDYIYGKKRLREIDRRQRYLMKRLDIAEVVDPARQTNRDQVFFGAWVTFENSRGEEKTVRIVGVDEARLEEGEISWVSPMARALMKAEEGDVVNVRTPQGLDEVEVVRISYDGP
- a CDS encoding GNAT family N-acetyltransferase; translated protein: MPDAVISTVTGGPDLDTVREMFAEYGADVSRAYCLNGFDAELAGLPGAYGPPRGTLLLLRADGTAAGVVGVRALSEDCAEIKRLYVRPAWQGQGFGRTLAEAAVGHARAAGFHSLRLDTLDHMQGAQALYRAMGFVDIPAYHDDTAPGMRFMERVL
- a CDS encoding PrpF family protein; translation: MTIMQRKTPAVFFRGGTSKAVFFRAEDVPTDVEERNRMLRAVMGSPDPYGRQLDGLGGGISSLSKAMWVERSTRNDADVDYTFAQVGIRDDVVDMSSNCGNMTSAVAPFAVEEGIFPVADGPAMVRMFNTNTKKVVHAHFTVQDGRAVSTGDMEIPGVSGTGAPMRLDWMDPAGTAGRGVLPTGKLQETFSAPGFGEFPGSIVDAASVCVYVPASAFGLTCAESPMAIDDMKEVMAGMEYVRRDAAVRAGLAATPDAAAQAPPRVALIAPPVAYKTLAGTEIAAEDYNIAVRVASMENIHRAVQVTGAMSISAGLVVEGTLLNEMAVNLDTKGDLKIGNPSGVLATRADARKNADGSWNLVSTSAYRTFRRIMDGYVYHP
- a CDS encoding GNAT family N-acetyltransferase; the encoded protein is MTDTPDRPLGPPLPRWTPRPRPGRDALSGPRCRLEPLSADAHGQDLWQANAADTDGRMWDYMSCGPFADFTEYRTWLAGAAAGEDPLFFAIVDQASGKTLGVASYLRIDPANGVIEVGNIAYSPALQGTVLATEAMHLMMAHAFDGLGYRRYEWKCNAFNAPSRRAAQRLGFSYEGLFRNHMIVKGRSRDTAWFAITDADWPAIKAAHETWLAAGNFDADGKQRRALSALTKALRKDDPGTVV
- a CDS encoding tetratricopeptide repeat protein — its product is MTGRRLMARFAFVAVASMGIGACGALQESQIFTDTFWAGSPLKKNDEAELGIAELAKGNFVTAESHFQRALQANPKDVDALLGAGILYQNTGQITKSRQMYEAVLALRPEESQQFVVWNNLATRPASQIASVNLSLLDSGEVPSAVRLGQAPAGFPGAPATVSASPTGHAPATSFGAPPPMASAQPQQAMATPGMPVTTMDSFSGGDQNVISRFSTMRALKDQGLVTPQEYATRRQANVGALLPLTSPPSSAGLDRPVPTTEQISGRLRAIGRALELRAISVSQHAAERNMILDALMPAAPVRLVNPAPPPQGLMEAADMVRRLEQLRDGGYISSDEYTRERAAIEKAMQPEAPKMVSAQAAPTSLVGTDKAEKMEKPKGPQPGVHLASYRSEKQAEDGWKLIQRRHRTVLKDMEHEVAKIDLGKKGVYYRLKAGPLKSAGEAKGICADLKKRRQFCEPTTVGG